The DNA segment AAGAAGGTTTAAGCGGCGACTGTCACCTATGCTTGAATATCCAACATGGGGACAAAGGAAACGATCGCGGATTACTTCGATTTCGACGGTAACGACACCGCCCTTCGAACCGAGGTGCTCGCAGGGGCGACGACCTTCCTCGCGATGGCATACATCATCGTGGTGAACCCGGCGATTCTCGTTCCGGCCATATTCGAACTCCCACCGGGTGAAATCGGTCCAGGGTCGGAAACCGAGATTGCCGGCAGCATGTACACCTACACCGAGGTGTTCCAGATGCTGGCCGTCGTGACGATACTGGCATCGATACTCGCCATCTCGGTCATGGCCTTCTATGCCAACCGACCGTTCGGGCTGGCTCCCGGAATGGGACTCAACGCGTTTTTCACCTTCACCGTGGTTTTGACCCTCGGCGTCCCGTGGCAAGTCGCTCTCGCTGCGGTGTTCGTCGAAGGCATCATCTTCATCGCGCTGACGGCCGTCGGCGCACGAAAGTACATCATCGAACTGTTTCCCGAACCCGTCAAGTTCGCCGTCGGAGCCGGTATCGGTGTGTTCTTGCTCTTTTTGGGGCTTCAGGAAATGGAAGTGGTGGTCGCCTACGACGCGACACTCATCACGCTCGGGAACGTCCTCGAGAGTCCGGTCGCCGCGTTCTCACTTGCTGGACTCGTCCTGACGCTGTTGCTCTACGCCCGTGGGGTCCGAGGCTCCATCATCATCGGGATTTTGACCACGGCGATTGCCGCGTGGGTCGTCACGCTTGCAGGGCTGGTTCGTCCGGGTACACTCGCTCCCGAACAACCCTACGAACAGGTTTCGAACGAGGGGCTGGTTACCGTACTGACGTCCGTCCAGTACGATTTCACGCCGCTGTTTTTCGGCTTCATCGAGGGCCTCGGTATGATCACCGAGGATCCACTCGTGTTCTTGCTGGTCGTGTTCACGTTCTTCTTCGTGGACTTCTTCGACACCGCCGGGACGCTCATCGGCGTCTCACAGGTTGGCGGATTCCTCGATGACGAAGGCGACCTGCCCGAGATCGAAAAGCCGCTTATGGCCGATGCAGTCGGGACCACCGCGGGTGCGATGATCGGCACCTCCACGGTGACGACGTACATCGAATCCTCGACCGGGATCGAAGAGGGCGGAAAAACCGGCTTCACGGCACTCGTGGTCGGTGGCTTCTTCTTGCTCTCGTTGCTTTTCATCCCGCTGATGAGTGCAATTCCACAGTACGCGACCTATCTCGCACTGGTGGTCGTCGGTATCATCATGCTACAGGGCGTTGCCGACATCGACTGGCAAGATCCCGCCTGGGCAATCGCCGGCGGGTTGACGATTACGATCATGCCGCTGACCACGTCGATTGCCAACGGGCTGGCGGCCGGTATCATCAGTTATCCGCTCGTCAAAGCCGCGATGGGGGAAAAACGCGACGTCTCGCTCGGACAGTGGGTGCTCGCGATCGCGTTCATCGGCTACTTCGTCATCTACTTCGCCATCGAAGCCGGCCAATTCGGCTTCTAACTAACGTTTCGAATCGCGTTTTCGTTCCGATCGAGTCGTCGATAGCACAGCGTGAGTGCAGCCCTTGAGCACCGCTATCATCGCCCTCCTCAACGGAACGCTCCGACGATCTGCTGTAACTTTTTCTCGGTGGCTGCCGCCCAGGTATGGGCAATCACCGGTAAGTCACTACGGTAAACCGTATCAGGTCACCAATAGCGGCAACTCCCTCGACAATCGGTGGTCTCTTTGGACGTTCATCCCAAGACGGGGTATGACTGACATCACGGTGTACAATCTTCCCAGCTGTCCGTTCTGTATGAAAGTGACTAGTAAACTCGAGGAACTCGGCCTCGAGTACGACCGAATCGACGTCCCCGCTGCACACAGCGAGCGAACCGAGGTCGAAGCCGTTAGCGGTCAGACTGGCGTTCCAGTTCTCACCGACGAGGCCCACGACGTCGAGGGAATGGCCGAGAGCGACGATATCGTCGCCTACCTCGAGGAAACCTACGGAAACGCGGCCTGAGTGAGAGAGCGTCGCCTCCAGACTCACCGATTCCGCGAGAGCATTCGACGCACAGTATCAATTGGGGAGACAGAGCCATCTCAGATGGCGACGGGAATCCCTATAGCGAGATTGCTGATCTGGAGAGTCACCGCATTCCTGGAACTTCAGCGGTCCAGACACGCTACCGTCGAACAGCTCGAGCCGTCCACCCAGATCGTTTCGTCGACGGTGACGTCAGTCAGCGTGACGTCGTCGACCGTCGCCCCGGTGAAGTCCGCACCCGTGAGCGTCGCCCCGGTGAGGTTGGCACCGGTCAGGTCGGCACCCTCGAGGAGTGTTTCGGAGAGGTCTGCATTCGACAGATCCGCGTCCGAAAGGTCCGCCCGCCAGAGGTCCGCACCGGACAAGTCGGCGTCCGAGAAGTCCACGCCGCTGCAATCGCTCAAAAACAGTCCTGCGCCTGCCAGCCGTGCACCCGGCAGTGATCGCCCCGAGAGGTCGGCTTCCATCAGGGCAACCTCCTCGAGTATTGCTCCGTCGAGTTCGGTTCCGGTGAGCGTTGCTTCGAAAAGCGAACCACCCGTCAGATCTGCGCCCTCGAACGTCACGTCGGTCAGATCACAGCGGGCGAAGATCGAACCCGTTAGCTCAGCGTCGGCGAACGACACTCCGGAGAGGTCGGTTTCGATAAAGTCCGTTTCGAGATAGGTGCCGCCGGCGAACGAAACGTCGCTAAACGTCGCTTCCGCGAGCGACGTGTCCTCGAAAATCCCGCTGGCGAGATCGGCGCCGGTAATCATCACTTCGGATAAATCCGCCCGCGAGAAGTTCGTTCCGGACAGGGCAACGTTCGATACCGTCGCCCCGGTCAGATCGGCTTCGGCGAAGGTCGCGCCGGTGAGGTCAGCACCCGTCAGGTCGGCGCCGGACAGGTCGGCCCGGATCAGGGACGCACTCGACAGATCAGCGTTCTCGAGTCGCTGTCCGGTCATCTCACTCCGCATGAATCGCGCTCGAGAGAGCGTTGCGCCTGCGAGTGAGACGTCGGTCAGATCGACGTCGGAAAAGTCGATTCCGGTCAGATCCGCATCCGAAAAGTCGACCTCCGAGACC comes from the Natronosalvus amylolyticus genome and includes:
- a CDS encoding pentapeptide repeat-containing protein, whose product is MHDDNPQATPSRRRLLATVGSVGVGGALAGCLSMVRRQGASCNGHTVAPETDLEGADLSNCNLRGTDLSGATLTNADLTGADLREASLFLATLEGATLVDTDLRDAEYLVVSLLEAADLEGANLSGGTFAGIDLTGADLSGVILADADFSEATVSEVDFSDADLTGIDFSDVDLTDVSLAGATLSRARFMRSEMTGQRLENADLSSASLIRADLSGADLTGADLTGATFAEADLTGATVSNVALSGTNFSRADLSEVMITGADLASGIFEDTSLAEATFSDVSFAGGTYLETDFIETDLSGVSFADAELTGSIFARCDLTDVTFEGADLTGGSLFEATLTGTELDGAILEEVALMEADLSGRSLPGARLAGAGLFLSDCSGVDFSDADLSGADLWRADLSDADLSNADLSETLLEGADLTGANLTGATLTGADFTGATVDDVTLTDVTVDETIWVDGSSCSTVACLDR
- a CDS encoding glutaredoxin family protein, encoding MTDITVYNLPSCPFCMKVTSKLEELGLEYDRIDVPAAHSERTEVEAVSGQTGVPVLTDEAHDVEGMAESDDIVAYLEETYGNAA
- a CDS encoding NCS2 family permease, translating into MGTKETIADYFDFDGNDTALRTEVLAGATTFLAMAYIIVVNPAILVPAIFELPPGEIGPGSETEIAGSMYTYTEVFQMLAVVTILASILAISVMAFYANRPFGLAPGMGLNAFFTFTVVLTLGVPWQVALAAVFVEGIIFIALTAVGARKYIIELFPEPVKFAVGAGIGVFLLFLGLQEMEVVVAYDATLITLGNVLESPVAAFSLAGLVLTLLLYARGVRGSIIIGILTTAIAAWVVTLAGLVRPGTLAPEQPYEQVSNEGLVTVLTSVQYDFTPLFFGFIEGLGMITEDPLVFLLVVFTFFFVDFFDTAGTLIGVSQVGGFLDDEGDLPEIEKPLMADAVGTTAGAMIGTSTVTTYIESSTGIEEGGKTGFTALVVGGFFLLSLLFIPLMSAIPQYATYLALVVVGIIMLQGVADIDWQDPAWAIAGGLTITIMPLTTSIANGLAAGIISYPLVKAAMGEKRDVSLGQWVLAIAFIGYFVIYFAIEAGQFGF